Proteins found in one Serratia plymuthica genomic segment:
- the rstA gene encoding two-component system response regulator RstA, translating into MHKIVFVEDDPEVGKLIAAYLGKHDIEVLIEPRGDSAQARIEQELPDLVLLDIMLPGKDGMTLCRDLRPTFPGPIVLLTSLDSDMNHILSLEMGANDYILKTTPPAVLLARLRLHLRQHGNHPKEESTQPITQHNALHFGLLCIDPVNRQVTLGEEMITLSTSDFDLLWELATHAGQIMDREALLQNLRGVSYDGLDRSIDVAISRLRRKLYDNALEPFRVKTVRNKGYLFAPNAWEFVQQ; encoded by the coding sequence ATGCATAAAATTGTTTTTGTGGAAGACGATCCGGAAGTCGGCAAGCTGATTGCCGCCTATTTGGGCAAACACGATATAGAAGTGCTGATTGAGCCGCGTGGCGACAGCGCGCAAGCTCGCATTGAGCAAGAATTGCCGGACCTGGTGCTGCTCGACATTATGCTGCCCGGAAAAGACGGCATGACGCTGTGCCGCGATTTGCGCCCAACCTTTCCTGGGCCGATCGTATTGCTCACCTCACTCGACAGCGATATGAACCATATCCTTTCATTGGAAATGGGTGCCAACGATTACATTCTGAAAACCACGCCGCCGGCGGTTTTACTGGCGCGCCTGCGTTTACACCTGCGCCAGCATGGCAATCACCCCAAGGAAGAGTCAACGCAACCGATCACCCAGCACAACGCGCTGCACTTCGGGTTGTTATGCATCGATCCGGTCAACCGCCAGGTGACGCTGGGCGAAGAGATGATCACCCTTTCCACCTCGGATTTCGATCTGCTGTGGGAGTTGGCTACCCACGCCGGGCAGATTATGGACCGCGAGGCGCTGCTGCAAAACTTGCGCGGCGTGAGCTACGACGGCCTTGATCGAAGCATCGACGTGGCGATTTCCCGCCTGCGCCGCAAACTGTACGACAATGCGCTGGAGCCCTTCCGCGTCAAAACCGTGCGCAATAAAGGTTATCTGTTCGCCCCAAATGCCTGGGAGTTCGTGCAGCAATGA
- the folM gene encoding dihydromonapterin reductase, translated as MEHHNSAPVLITGGARRIGLALARSFLQRDIPVIIAYRSDYPALKELKRLGATCIQGDFSTHEGIYRFAERVRQAAPKLRAVIHNASAWQAESAEVPPEQVMAAMLQIHVYTPYLLNQLLEPCLLGQGQAGADIIHLTDYVVEKGSDKHIAYAASKAALDNMTRSFARKLAPEVKVNAIAPALIIFNPGDDEPYRQQALAKSLMKIAPGESEVVNLVNYLLDSRYVTGRTHGVDGGRPLR; from the coding sequence ATGGAACATCACAACTCAGCGCCAGTGCTGATCACGGGCGGCGCACGCCGGATTGGGCTGGCGCTGGCCAGGTCTTTCTTGCAACGCGACATCCCCGTTATCATTGCCTACCGTAGCGACTACCCGGCGCTGAAAGAGCTGAAAAGACTGGGGGCAACTTGCATTCAGGGCGATTTTTCGACTCATGAAGGCATTTACCGCTTTGCCGAACGTGTTCGCCAGGCCGCGCCGAAACTGCGTGCAGTGATCCACAACGCCAGCGCCTGGCAGGCTGAGTCTGCGGAGGTGCCGCCGGAGCAGGTTATGGCGGCGATGCTGCAAATCCACGTTTACACCCCCTATCTGTTGAATCAGTTACTGGAACCCTGCCTGCTTGGCCAGGGACAGGCAGGCGCCGATATTATCCACCTGACCGATTATGTGGTGGAAAAAGGCAGCGACAAGCATATCGCTTACGCTGCCAGCAAGGCCGCGCTCGACAACATGACCCGCTCTTTCGCCCGTAAACTGGCGCCGGAGGTCAAGGTCAACGCCATCGCGCCGGCGTTGATTATTTTCAATCCGGGCGATGATGAGCCTTATCGTCAACAAGCGTTGGCAAAGTCGTTGATGAAAATCGCTCCGGGTGAAAGCGAAGTGGTCAACCTGGTCAATTATTTGCTGGACAGCCGTTATGTCACCGGCCGCACCCATGGTGTAGACGGTGGGCGGCCCCTGCGCTAG